The genomic stretch TCGTGGGTGGCCTTGGGCTCATTGGTGTGGTAGGAGCCCTTGTAGCGATGATTTTGCAGATAGAAGAGCACCAACATCCCCACTAGCCCCAGCAGCAGGAAGGCCACcaaaactgaaagggaaaaaaggaacaatTCAGGGCCGATCTTGGGGGTTTCTCCTGCGTACAGACACACGTGTATGCTTTCGACCAAAAGTGTATGTGGATGACTGTCCGCAGTTCGAGCATGTCGAGCCATTCCCAAGGGTCCGGCAGGTCTGAATTCCCAGCTTAACCCGTGCTGTCTTCGATTCCTAGTATTCTCTTTCCACATCCCTGGAGTTACCCATTTCTTACCTCTCTAGAAGTTACTAGAACCCCCTTTCCTCATCCCTTAGCTATAGCcccattttttcatttcagttaaaaGTCCACAGCATCCTCAATTCTCAACTACCGTCAGCAAAGCCTAGCTCATCCGTGCGTGCACCCCCACGCGCCTAGTGCCTTCGCCCCGCTCAGCCCTGGGgctccagggcagggagggaatgCTCACAGAGGGTAGAATTAGGTCAGGGTCGTGATCATGCTACTCACAGCCTAAAAGTATGGCAACCCATCCCTCGTCGTGGTAGTACGGGAAGTCTGAAGAGGAGAAAGCGCCAGTCAGGAGAAGCCTCCTCCGTGGCAAGAATCGTTTCCCTTCCCTGTCGACCCTCCCCCTTCAGTGTGTCCCCTGGACCTACCTGGGGGCAGGTACCAGGGATCCAGCTCAGGCGGCACCTCTGCGACCAGACGTGGCATGGCTCCGCAGTTCGATTCAGACAGTTCTCCCTGAACTCGAAGGGCCTCGGCGAGCTCCGCGGTCATGGGTCGAGGGGTCCGGAAGTGGGTCTTGAGGGGAGCCACGTTGTTGAACCGAACACCAGACAGGCAGCCCGAGAAGCCCGGTGTGTTGTAGCGCTGGATCTCTGGGTCGATCACCCCCGTctctgagggagaggcaggcccagagagagaggggCTGGGACCACCCGACCTGGCCCCGCTCACTGTCCGCGGGTTTCCTGCCCCTCGTTTCACCACCTTCACAGCCGGTCCCAGTTCCCTCGCTCCTCTGGGCTCCAGGGACTTCACCCACAGCCCTCCCCGCACCCCAAACGCACCAGCACCCGCAACTCACCCATAACACGCCCTAGATACAAGGCCTTGGGTGAGTCCAGCTGGCTGTCCACCAGCAGCGAGAACTTCTGTTCTGTGAGCGGGAAGTAGTCCAcctgcggggaggggagaggcgcTGAGGGAGGCAGGACCCGAGGCCAGGGCGAAGCCAAGACCCTGCAGGAACTCCCGTGCCGTCCAGGCAGCTGGGGAGCCCTCGCTCAGTCCTAGGGGGACAGCCCCTAGGCCCGGATGAAGGGTTCCGTATGAAAAACCCAACAGCCACCCGTGGTTAGATTTTGTGGACGGCCACGTGCCTGCCCGAGCCCCTGCACTGCCCTCCAACAGACGTAAGCACGCCCGCCTCCCCGAACGGCCTCCCGGAGCCGTCGTGAGGCTCACAGAAGGTAACACACACGAAAATCCTCTGTAAATTGGGATGCGCTCTACTCATGCTAACACCTTCCCCGGGGGCCACAACCTGGCTGCGATCTGAGCGGCTTCACCCCCCTCGTGCCCGTCCCTCCACGCGCACCTGGATGAAGAGGTTGCGGTAGACCCGGGTGATGTTGACGCTGTGGGGCTGGCCGTCGGTGACTGGCCTCGTGGTCAGCTGGTACACGTAGGGGCTGGTGCCCAGCTGGTACCGCAGCTGCAGCGTCcctgtgggaggggcaggagaaaggggggCTCCTCTCGGCTCCCACAACCCTCCTCTTCGGAGCGCGCTCGGGGCCTTGTATCAGCGAACCAGGAGTTCGGAAGGTGAAGGGCGCCTGGCAGGAAGCTGGAGTCGCGCGGCCTGTGGGACCCTACCGTCTTCCTTGATGAGCACGGCCATGTAGTCCCGCACGAAGGAGCTGACGTAGAGCAGGACGGCGGGGGCGGAGTCCGTGCTGAAGCTGAAGGACACCTCCTCTCCCGTGACGTTGTACACCGGCCCGCGGTAGCCGGGCACCGGCCGGCCAGGCCGGGGGTATTCGGGCAGATGGTACCCGGGCCCGTGGTAGCCAGGCACGTAGCCCGGAGTGTCGTAGCCGGGGATGTAGCCCGGCTCGTAGCCCGGCACTGGCCGGCTCAGCATGTGCGAGAACTCCCGGGCCGCCGAGCGCAGCGCGGACTGCAGGTTGTAGCGCATCCAGCTGCCGGCCTCGAAGAATCCGCCGATatctgcaggcagagggagggaggtcaGGGCCGCCGCTCCCGGATTGCGACGCTGTATGTCGTCCACGGGCCGCCGGGGACCTTGCCCTCGGGTTCTGCTGCTATCGCAGCATACCTCCATTCACCGTTAGGTCCCCTTTGTCACAGAATGAAATCTTCAAACCGTGAGAAATGGAAAAGATCATCCAGTACAACCCGtgccttttacagatggggagacggAGGCACGGGAATGGCTAGCGACTGCCACAAGGATACGCAGTATGCGGAGAGCCAAGATTAGAATCGAGGTAtcacgggggcgcctggctggctcagtcggttaagcgtctgccttcggctcaggtcatgatcccggggtcctgggatcgagccctgcatcgggctccctgcttcttcctctgcccctccccctgctcgtgcacgcgctctctctctttctctctctctcaaataaataaaaccttcaaaaaaaaagaaaaaaaaggaatcgAAGCATCGTGATGCCCTCTGGTACACTCGCCACTGCTCACACTTCCAAACCAAGGCCAGGGGTCCTCTGCTGGTCCCCGAGTCCCTGCATCTCCCTGCTCCTGCAGACTTCTCACACCGTTAACCTACCTGCGCGCGCATCCTCCTAGGCCAGCCTTAGGAAGGATGCAGTCTGGGTTCATGTGCAGAATCTTGCTACGGCGAATGTCAAGGCTTGCCTTAACCAAGAACCAGGCTGAAGACATGTTTTAGGAGCTCAGCGGTTATCAACTAGGAAATGGCATAGGAGGGCATCGAGCCGCCTGAGACAGGCATGCTTGCAAGGGGGGTAACCTGTGACATCTTGGTGACAGTGGGAAGATGGGGAAGTTATTTGCCGGCTGCTTTGAGTTCTTTTAGGACCAGCCAGCTTCACCatgccttcccccccccaccccccactttaTGACTTGGAGTCACCCGGCTTCTTCAGCTGCCAGACGGCGCCGCCCCAGAGCTCAGGAACCCAGGGACAACTCTAGTTGTCTCTGGGGCTAACTCTGCACCCTCTGTCCTACCCTTGCCCTCCCTACACCCCACTGCGCCCTGTGGCTCCCGGGCCTCCCGTAAGCAGCTGCACTGACCGTGGTTGCAGTATGGCCCATCAAAAGCCGTGAGGTCACAGTCGCACGTGTAATAGCTGTAGCGCTCCACACAGCGGCCTCCGTGGGAGCAGGGGAAACGGGGGTGGGCGCAATGGCCTGTGCAGTTGGGGGAGGTACCCTCCGAGGCGTTGGCGCGGCCTTCCAGGTTCAGAGTCACTCCATTCAGACGCATCGCCCTCAAGCAACCCACGAAGGGGCGCCTCTTAAGCTCTGCGGATCCTGGGAAGGGCGGGCAGGTCAAGGAATGGGTGTAGAGCCGGAGACAGGGATGAGTATTGGGGTTGGGAAGGGAGCCAAGGGGAATGAACTCATGGAATAAAATCCATGGCCTAGAGGGGAGAGGTGAGCTCTTGGCCCACTCTGCAGCAGAGGGCATCGGGACCTCAGACACGGGGCTCCTGGAAGCAGGGAGCGCTGCGGTGAGAGGGCGGGAAGGAGCAAGAGGCCTCAGACCCGGTGCACGGTTGCCGCTCACCGACATAAAGAGGCTGGTCGTACTCCAGCCAGATGTAGGTCTGCAGGGGCATGGGCCGCAGCACCCAGGGCCGGTGGTCCACACGGAGCCGGGCCTGCTTCACGTTGATTTCCGCCCGGACCAGGTGCCACTCATCGTCGTTGAATTCAAAGTCATCCGAGTGCACCGTCAGGTTCTCATCCCCATTCCCCACATCGAAGGCAAAGACCACGTCCCGAGATGCTGGACAACACAGCGGGTGGGGAGAAAGGACTCAGACCTCACGGACCGCTCCCCCATACCACCTCTCTTCCTCACTCCTTGGAGCTCCTTGAATGTCCCTCCAGTTTGTCCGCAGCCTGGGACAAAACCCATAAACTCCTCAAAACCTTACGCTCCTGGTCTCTTCAGGAGATTTGCAGATCTCTGAAGCAGTTTCCCAGCCCCACTTCTGAGGTTAGAAGCATAGCTAGTCAGGTGGAAAACACCTCGGGGGTCCAGCTGCCTTATTCCCACGTGAGGGGCCTATGGCCCAGAGTAAGTACCCAAGTTCACAAAGCCAGCTACCAAGACAGAGCTGGGTCTAGAACCCACCGTTACCTAAAGCCCTTCCCATGCTGGCATCTgcccctgtcccttcccccagcctctgcctacCCCACCTCCCCCAGAGATCTCCATCTAGCCCATGTCCCCTCCCAGCATCTGCCCGCTCACTGTTGAGTTCCACCCGCACGTAAGGTCGGCGCCACTGGCAGTAGGGGCCCCCCATATTCTCTAGGAAGACTCCCGAGGGAGCCGAGGTCCTGAAGTAGAAGGAGACATCAAGGCTGTGGTTGGCACGGATGGGGGGGAAGCGTAGGGCAGCCCCAGTGTGGAAGGAGATGGTGTTCCAGGAATTTCCTGCAAAACCAGGAGAGCCTTGTCAGGGAGGTTGGAGGGTGGAGAAGTAAGGGAGCTCccggtggggtgggggaagacaggGCAAGGGGGAGAGCTAGGGGTAGccatggggagaggaaggggtctAACGAAAGAGAATAAGGTGCAGGGGAACAACACAGAGGGGTCCCATCCCAGGAGGAGCTGGGTGTCTGGCAGGATGTCCTAGAGACCCGCAGCGGGTCAGGTGGCCTAAATTTTGCAAACTGGAGAGCCAACCCTGGGAGGGCACACAAAAGGGGTCTGCCACTCACGATCGCCATAGCAGCGCAGAGGCCTCAGGAAGAACTGGGCCTCAGAATTGGAGCGGTTCGtatcccccaccaccacctgagTGACGGGCAAATGGTCCACGAAGGTCAGCAGCCCCTTGTCGGTTCTCCTGTGGGGGGCAGGATGCAATGGCTCAGCTCCTGCCGCTCCGCTGCCCCTGGAATCCTGAACGCCCTGTCCCTGCGCCCCTCACCACTGGGGCTGGTCGGCGTCACAGTTACAGTGCAGAGCGGGGTCCACGCAGCTCCGGTCCAGACCACAGGCGCAGCGCTGGATCCCAGGCTGCGAGCCTCCCCAGTAGAAGTGCTGTTCCTCATTTCGGCCGATCCAGAAGCTGTAGGGGTAGCCTCCTGGGGAAGACGTGTAGGCAGTTTCCAGGCCCCATCCCTCCAATAGCCCCTGGGCTCCACTCTCCCCTGTCCAACCAGCCCAGATCCTGGCTCGAAGGTTCAAGAGCTCCAGCTGAAACCCCTGGTTCCTTCCTCCCAAGCACCTCCCAAGCCTCCCCCCCGCCCAGCTCCGCGCCTCGCCCTCTGCGCCCCAGGCCCTCACCAGCGGTGTTGAGCAGCCGGGAATTGTAGCAGGAGAACTCAATCCACTGTTCGCAGTGCTGGGAAGCATTGGCCAGGGCACTGACTTCCTCCCAGGAGGCATTCCAGTACTGGATGGCCCCCAGGAATGGCCGCTCCATGCTGGACCCTGTCACCCGAGTTGTCCACAGCCTGTCATGCCGCACAACTGTCCATGCTCGGTTCTCTGGGGGAGTGAAGGGACAGAGCTTGGGCTCGAGATGGGGATTCTTTACCAtttccctgcccacctccaccaGCACTGCTGCTCCTCAGAGCCAATAAATGTGGCCAGCAGCTCCGTTCCAGCCCAGCTCTGGGCCCTCGACATTTGTAGGCTGGAGATGTGACAGCTGGCCTGGATCAGGAAGCTGGAATTTATCTGCAAGGCTAGATTACAAATTCCTGAGTgtcccctttcccctctgccatCCTTTACCCCCTACCCCAGTTTAATCTTGCTGGGCCCCTGTCTCCCCTTCAATCCCCTGtttcccccacaccccctcacAACCTTGTCAGCTGCCCCTTCACCGCCCATCAGAGCCACTTACCTCGGATATCACAGTACACTACAAATGGCTTCAGGGGGCCACTGCCATCAGGATCAATGGTGAAGTTTCCAGAAGTTTTCCCACTGAGCCGATAAGCCTCGCAAGATTCCTTATACAGAGCTGGTAGGTCGTGGGGTAGGGAAAGAGCAGTTATGGGGTCAGAGGCCTAGGAGGGCCAGTCCTACCAGCTCTAGCAGCCTCGTGATCCCCAGCAACCTCCTGGCCTCCCTTGCCCCTGAGTGGTCCCCATCCCCCAGCTGGCTTACGTTGGTGACAGGTCTCCCCCTTGTAGCCTGTCAGTTCACAATAGCAGATGAAGTCATCCCAGGACTGGTAGCAGCGTCCATCATGCTCACACATGTTAGGGCTACACCTAGGGAAGGCGGTCAGCACCAAGAGAAGGCGCCTTACTGTGAGCGTGAGCATGGGGTCTGCTCCCTACAAGCTTCACTTCTGGCTCCTGAGAACACCAGAACCCAACATAACTAGCCAGGTACAAGCCTAAGTGCTGGCACATTAGGCAGGCCTCAGGGCTCACGGACTACTGTttacctgccccttccccctcccccctagAAGGAAACCCTCTAGGACCAAGAACAGATGCTTCATTTCCATTCTGAGCATGTGTCACCTTAACGGAAGAACTAGGTAAAGAAGGACAAGAGGATAAGACAAGAGGTCAAGGAGGAATCATCTCCAGGTGGGAGACTGAGGAGCTGGGACCAGGAGAAGGGAGATTATGAGAAAGCCCACTCCCATTGGGAGACCACCGAACAGGGCTTTGGAGGGGTCACCTCTTGCAGGGAGAGGGGCTTCTGGATACCTATCAGTGATGCCACATGTGTCAAAGAGGACCTCAGCATAGTATCCAAGCCGCCGGCCCTCCACCAGAGTCAGGTTGACCAGTTGACCATCCACCTTGAGCAGCTCCATGCAGCCATGGAACGCCGTCTGGTTGGAGTGGCAGCCCGATCGACTGGCTGGTTTGGGACAACCTGGAGCAACCACCCCTGTGAGGCCCTCCCCAGGGGAGACCCCAGAGACCCTCCCCCAGGGAGATGCCAAAGGAAAGTCAGACAGGGGGCCCAGAGACAATGGCAATGACCTTCCAGTCTCCAAGGctccagaggggagagagggattTATCCCTACAAAACTCTCCAGGTAGCCTCATCTGAGGGGACTTGGGTGGTGCCTTCCCACCCAGAGACAGGGGTCTGGCCAGGTTGGCTCCACTTACCCCCAAAGAAGTATGAGGTGCCAGTGCGGATCAGCAGGGGGTATGAGACCCtgacctctgccccctccacGTCATCAATGCTGATGACTGCATGGTTCTCCTGGGCTGCAAAATTCACCTCGTGCCAAAAGCCATCATTCAGGCGGTACCCTGGACAGGAAAAAAGGATGGTGTGGGTGTGGGAAGTACCACATTCTGAGAGAAGGGTGTCTTAAGCAGGAAAGCAGCAACCTCACTCTGTGCTTATGTGCCCTCCATtacactatataaatatatatgtaatgtatataaaatatataatatgttaaaaaatatatgttaaatatataaataatatataatatgtattaaatgtatatattaaagatttatttatctgagacagagagaagatAGTGGAGAGTGCCCAtggagggggctgagggagagggagaaagacaatctcaagcggactcccctctgagtgcggAGCTCCCCAAGGGGGgcgatctcatcaccctgagatcacgacctgagcggaaagcaaGAGTCActgcttagcccactgagccgcccaggcaccgcCCCCTCCGTTACACTTATCACCCTGAGCGGCGTCTCTGACTGTCCGTCTTCACCAGCCCCAACAGCTGAGGCAGTCTGAGTCACACGCACCTCTGGAGCCCCCTGGAGCTAGCGGGTACCAGGACTCCTCAGGCTTCCCGGCTCTCCCAGCACCCCCTAGGCTCTCCGatctgcctccccgcccccatctaCTCCCCCCTTTTCCCCGCGCCCGGGGTCGCCCgcctgctccctcccctgcctcagccCTCTCCAGTGCCGAGGGCCTCGGGGCAGGCCCACACCCGCTCCTCCCCTGCGCTCTCTGGCCCCCTGGCGCCTGCCCCCGCTCTCCCCCGCTCACCCGCAGCGAACTGAAGCTTCTTCCGGCCGGTCTGCGCGATGGACACGTTGACCTGCCCTTCGCTGAGCATCAGCTCCACGTGGCCCAGCCCGTCCCCCAGGCGGGAGAAGAGTAGCAGCCCCGTGAGGTCCCAGGTGCGGAAGCGAAAGGAGACGGCGAAGCGGCCTCGGCGCGGGAAGCCAGGCACTTGCACGAAGTTGTGAGGCCCTCCGAAGTTGACGGGGTGAGGGACCGGGTCCAGGCAACGGAAGGCCACCTTACCCTGCGGACGAAAGTAAGGCTCCGTCAGCCCCCGAGAGAATGACTGTGCCGCCTGCCTCCGCGGGGAATTCACTTTCCATACCCGTCTaagacccccccacacacacggcCCTCCGTCGGGGTGTGTGCCGGGGAGGGGGTAAGACCTCCCACTCGGGCCATTCCCACACCCACAGACATAACCAGCTGTGGAGGGGGTCTCCAACCAAGTCGCCCTGGGGGACTCTGCAGGCTCTCGCTGCTAGACTCCGTCTCCAGGGCGACcggctccttcccttcctcccagcccgGAGAGGCAGCTTCAAGCACTAAAATACTCGCtgcagaggtggggtggggtggggtggggtgggg from Ursus arctos isolate Adak ecotype North America unplaced genomic scaffold, UrsArc2.0 scaffold_24, whole genome shotgun sequence encodes the following:
- the CNTNAP1 gene encoding contactin-associated protein 1, with the protein product MCLRLLCILLAAVSGAWGWGYYGCDEELVGPLYARSLGASSYYGLFTAPRFARLHGISGWSPRTGDPNPWLQIDLMKKHRIRAVATQGSFNSWDWVTRYMLLYGDRVDSWTPFYQRGHNATFFGNVNESAIVRHDLHYHFTARYIRIVPLAWNPRGKIGLRLGIYGCPYKSDVLYFDGDDAISYRFPRGVSRSLWDVFAFSFKTEEKDGLLLHAEGVQGDYVTLELQGAHLLLHMSLGSSPIQPRPGHTSVSAGGVLNDQHWHYVRVDRFGREANLTLDGYVQRFVLNGDFERLNLDNEMYIGGLVGPAQKNLAYRHNFRGCMENIIFNRVNIADLAVRRHSRITFEGKVAFRCLDPVPHPVNFGGPHNFVQVPGFPRRGRFAVSFRFRTWDLTGLLLFSRLGDGLGHVELMLSEGQVNVSIAQTGRKKLQFAAGYRLNDGFWHEVNFAAQENHAVISIDDVEGAEVRVSYPLLIRTGTSYFFGGCPKPASRSGCHSNQTAFHGCMELLKVDGQLVNLTLVEGRRLGYYAEVLFDTCGITDRCSPNMCEHDGRCYQSWDDFICYCELTGYKGETCHQPLYKESCEAYRLSGKTSGNFTIDPDGSGPLKPFVVYCDIRENRAWTVVRHDRLWTTRVTGSSMERPFLGAIQYWNASWEEVSALANASQHCEQWIEFSCYNSRLLNTAGGYPYSFWIGRNEEQHFYWGGSQPGIQRCACGLDRSCVDPALHCNCDADQPQWRTDKGLLTFVDHLPVTQVVVGDTNRSNSEAQFFLRPLRCYGDRNSWNTISFHTGAALRFPPIRANHSLDVSFYFRTSAPSGVFLENMGGPYCQWRRPYVRVELNTSRDVVFAFDVGNGDENLTVHSDDFEFNDDEWHLVRAEINVKQARLRVDHRPWVLRPMPLQTYIWLEYDQPLYVGSAELKRRPFVGCLRAMRLNGVTLNLEGRANASEGTSPNCTGHCAHPRFPCSHGGRCVERYSYYTCDCDLTAFDGPYCNHDIGGFFEAGSWMRYNLQSALRSAAREFSHMLSRPVPGYEPGYIPGYDTPGYVPGYHGPGYHLPEYPRPGRPVPGYRGPVYNVTGEEVSFSFSTDSAPAVLLYVSSFVRDYMAVLIKEDGTLQLRYQLGTSPYVYQLTTRPVTDGQPHSVNITRVYRNLFIQVDYFPLTEQKFSLLVDSQLDSPKALYLGRVMETGVIDPEIQRYNTPGFSGCLSGVRFNNVAPLKTHFRTPRPMTAELAEALRVQGELSESNCGAMPRLVAEVPPELDPWYLPPDFPYYHDEGWVAILLGFLVAFLLLGLVGMLVLFYLQNHRYKGSYHTNEPKATHDYHPGSKPPLPTSGAAQVPAPTPASTPAPAPAPAPAPAPAPGPRDQNLPQILEESRSE